Proteins encoded together in one Balearica regulorum gibbericeps isolate bBalReg1 chromosome 3, bBalReg1.pri, whole genome shotgun sequence window:
- the SOD2 gene encoding superoxide dismutase [Mn], mitochondrial, which produces MLCRIASAGRSSAKLIAPLGCLVSRQKHTLPDLPYDYGALEPHINAEIMQLHHSKHHATYVNNLNVAEEKYKEALAKGDVTAQVSLQPALKFNGGGHINHTIFWTNLSPNGGGEPKGEFMEAIKRDFGSFANFKEKLTAVSVGVQGSGWGWLGYNKEQGRLQIAACANQDPLQGTTGLIPLLGIDVWEHAYYLQYKNVRPDYLKAIWNVINWENVSSRYASCKK; this is translated from the exons ATGTTGTGCCGCATCGCCTCGGCGGGCAG aaGCAGTGCCAAGTTGATAGCACCATTGGGATGCTTGGTCTCTAGGCAAAAGCACACTCTTCCTGACTTGCCATATGATTATGGTGCTCTGGAACCTCATATTAATGCAGAGATCATGCAGCTGCACCACAGCAAACATCATGCTACCTATGTGAACAACCTGAATGTTGCGGAGGAGAAATACAAAGAGGCACTGGCAAAAG GTGATGTTACAGCTCAAGTGTCACTTCAGCCTGCACTGAAGTTCAATGGTGGGGGTCATATCAATCATACCATCTTCTGGACAAACCTTTCTCCTAATGGAGGAGGAGAGCCTAAAG gagaattcATGGAAGCCATCAAGCGTGACTTTGGTTCCTTCGCAAACTTCAAGGAGAAGCTGACAGCTGTATCAGTTGGTGTTCAAGGATCAGGCTGGGGGTGGCTTGGCTATAACAAAGAGCAGGGGCGCCTACAAATAGCAGCTTGTGCAAATCAAGACCCTTTGCAAGGAACAACAG gtCTCATTCCTTTGCTAGGAATCGATGTATGGGAACACGCTTATTATCTTCAGTATAAAAATGTTCGACCTGATTATTTGAAAGCCATATGGAATGTGATCAACTGGGAGAATGTATCTTCAAGATACGCATCTTGCAAAAAGTAG